From the Sneathia sanguinegens genome, one window contains:
- a CDS encoding DUF956 family protein, with translation MIESMNKNVDLVIAGTSYLFLASYGKIHIGDRAFEFYNDKNKKDYIQIPWSEISYISASVLFGKYINRFAIFLKNGQHLTFSSKNNKKVLKAVNKYIASDKLLRSYSFFEVIYKGIKGLFKRN, from the coding sequence ATGATAGAATCAATGAATAAAAATGTGGATTTAGTTATTGCAGGGACTTCATATTTGTTTCTAGCAAGTTATGGCAAGATTCATATTGGAGATAGAGCCTTTGAATTCTATAATGATAAAAATAAGAAGGACTATATTCAAATACCTTGGTCTGAAATTAGCTATATTAGTGCTTCCGTTCTTTTTGGAAAATATATAAATAGATTTGCAATTTTTTTAAAAAATGGACAACATCTAACATTTTCTTCTAAAAATAATAAGAAAGTATTGAAAGCAGTCAATAAATATATAGCTAGTGATAAGTTACTAAGATCATATAGTTTCTTTGAAGTTATATATAAA